The DNA window TCTTAGCCGGCGCATCCTCTTCCCAGATGATCTCCTGAAAGGCCGCGCGTCCGGCATCACGTTGCAGTGCCCAGTCGCGGGCGGCCCGGCTGGCGCGGCCCATCGAGAGCTTGGCCAGCATGGTCGCAATCCAGCGGACGTAGGTCGTGGCCCAGACGCGGATCGCCAGCATCGAGGGTGTGACGACCAGCGTCAGCACTGTGGCAATCCCGAGCCCGAAGACAACCGCTGTGGCAAGCTGTTTCCACCAGAGCGCTGTGGGGCTGTTGATGGTGTAACCACCTTCGGCGAAGTTCAGCGAGAGCCCGAACATCATTGGTGCCAGTCCCGCCATCGTGGTGATCGTGGTCAGCAGCACCGGGCGGATCCGTGCCTGTGCAGTGCGGATAATCGCCTCAATCCGGGGCATGTAGCGTTCGTATTCCTGATAGGTATCGATCAGAATGATGTTGTTGTTCACCACAATCCCCGCCAGCGCCACGATGCCGGTGCCGGTCATGATGATCGAAAAGGTCTGGCCCATGACGATCATCCCGATCAGCACACCGGTGGTCGAGAGCACCACGGCCAGCAGCACGAGCAGCGCATTGTAAAAGCTGTTGAACTGCGCCAGCAGGATGATGAACATCAGCCCCAGGGCCGCGGAAAAGGCGGTTTGCAGGAAAGCCTGACTTTCGGCCTGCTCTTCCTGATCGCCGGTCCACTCATAGGCGATGCCGTCGGGCAGGGGCCGCGTGTCGAGCCAGTCCGTGAGCACGCCGATGCGCTCGTTGGCATTCACCGCGATAAGACGCAGCGTACCGGCGGTGACCCCGGCCTGCAGGTCGCGCCCGCTGGTGTCATTGCGATCGGTGATGCGGAAGGTGCTGCCATCGGGTGCTGTGAAATTGGCGTCCGTTCCCGCAGGACGCAGCATGGCAAGTGTTGTGGTGACCTCTTCGGCGCCGGATGTGTCGGTCTCCACAATCTTCATCAGCCCCGGCGCCACATCGGCTTTGACGTCGAAATAGCGTTTCTGATCGATACGGTTGATCTCGGCCAGTTTCGGCACCGGTGTGCGGGTGATGAAGTTTGACAACGGCACGAGGCCGTCGGCGGTGCGCACCTTGAGCGTGTCGAGGGTGGAGAGCAGTCTGTCTTCGGCGGGAAGGCGTACGCGGATGTCGATCTCTTCGTCCGAGCTGTCGACCCGCATGGTGTCGAGCGTGAGGCCGCGTGTCACAAGCTGCACCATCGCACCCACCGTGGCCACATCGGCACCATAGCGGCCGGCCTTTTCCACATCCACGTCGATCTGCCAGTCGATGCCGGGCAGGGGGCGGGTGTCTTCGATCAGCGTGAGCCCGGGGGTGGCCTCGAACTTTTCGCGCGCGATCCGGGCGGCCTCTGTCAGGTCGGTGAAGTTATCAGCTTTCAGGCGCAGATGCACCGGCTTGCCGGAGGCCGGGCCCTGGGCAAGTTCGCTGATCTCGATGCGCACGCCGGGCAGGGTACTGAGCGCCTCGGTGAGTTCGGCGATGACGATATTGCCGTCCAGCTCGGGCCGGTCCGCGCGGTCTTCCCAGGGGATGGTTTCGAACTGCACCTGGCCGATGGTGTCCTTGGGTGTGGCCGCGCCGCTGGTGTCGGTGTTGAGCCCGCCCTGGCCGGCAAAAGAGAAGGCGTTGATCACGCCCGGATGGGCCAGCACGATGTCTTCGGCCTGGCGGACCAGTGCGTCTTTCTCCGCAAGACTGAGGTTGCCGCGCGCCAGCACATAGGCGATGCCCTGCTCGGGTTCTGATTCAACAAAGAACTCCACGCCATTGTTGTTATTGGTGAAAAAGATCAGGACGGTGCCCACGAAGACAAAAACCGTGCCCGCCATGACCAGCGGCATGACCGGGTTGCCGGCAATGGCCGCGATGGCGTGACCAAAGGGCGAGCGGCGGTACCCGGCATAGATCCGGTCAGGCTCGGCGCGGAACAGGCGCGCCGTGACCCACTGCCCCCAGCGTCCGGCACGTGTAATCAGCGCAAAGAGCGCGATCAGACCAGCGAGAAATCCGCCGATAGCCACAGCCAGCAGAGCAGTTGCCATGAGAATGTGCAGGAACACGAAGATGAAAGTCGGCACGACCGAGCCCAGAAGGTTCAGCCCGTCCATTCCGGCAAACTGCGCGCCGATCCCGTCAAAGACCAGGGGCATCAGGGCGGCAGCGGCCATCATGATGCCGGCAATGGGAAAGAGCGCCAGATGCAGATACCAGCGCAGCCCGGCCACCGCGGACATGTAATCGGCCATCCAGCGTTCGAGCCTGCCGGTGACGCCGCCCATCACGGGCAGGTAAATCAACGCCACAACGAGGCTGGCCGAGAGCACGAAAATGAGCGTGACCGGCAGCATGCCCATGAACTCACCCGGCACACCCGGCCAGAAGAGCATCGGCAGGAAGGCGCAGAGCGTTGTGGCGGTGGAGGAGATGATCGGCCAGAACATCCGCTTGGCCGCCTCGACATAGGCCTGCATGGGGCCGGAGCCCTCGCTCTGGCGCTTGTCGGCGTACTCCACGACCACGATGGCACCATCAACAAGCATGCCCACGGCGAGGATCAGACCGAACATCACAATGTTGGAGATCGAGATGCCCATGAGTGCCAGAAAGGCAAAGCAGAGCAGGAATGAGGTGGGGATCGCAAAACCTACCAGCAGGGCCGCACGCACGCCGAGGGCCGCCAGCACCACGATCATCACCAGCGCGATGGCGGTGAATACCGAGCCCAGCAGCTGCTGGACCATGGCATTCACGATGCGCGACTGGTCGTTTGACGTGCCCACGGTGACCGCGGCCTGCAGGCCTTCGGGCCAGCTTTCGCTTTTTTCGGCGACCATGTCTTTGACGAGCGCTGCGGTGTCGATCAGGTTGAACCCTTTGCGTTTCACGACCTGAAGCGCCAGCGAGCTCTCGCCGTTAAAGCGCGCGGTGCCGTCGCGGTCTTC is part of the Roseobacter ponti genome and encodes:
- a CDS encoding efflux RND transporter permease subunit encodes the protein MTGIVDWAAGRARMVVAFILLSLVVGGYSYSTLPKEGEPDIEIPALFVSVPFPGISAADSETLLVQPMETELADLDGLKSMTGTAAENYAGVVLEFEFGWDKTQILADVRDAMSKAEAEFPDGADQYKINEINFSEFPIIIVNLTGPVPERTMNRVARDLQDDLEAVDAVLEAGIAGSRDEMLEVLIDPLRLEAYNVTAGELINTVQNNNQLIAAGEVETAQGTFAVKIPSSFDDPRDVYNLPVKTNGDRVVTLGDLAQINLTFEDRDGTARFNGESSLALQVVKRKGFNLIDTAALVKDMVAEKSESWPEGLQAAVTVGTSNDQSRIVNAMVQQLLGSVFTAIALVMIVVLAALGVRAALLVGFAIPTSFLLCFAFLALMGISISNIVMFGLILAVGMLVDGAIVVVEYADKRQSEGSGPMQAYVEAAKRMFWPIISSTATTLCAFLPMLFWPGVPGEFMGMLPVTLIFVLSASLVVALIYLPVMGGVTGRLERWMADYMSAVAGLRWYLHLALFPIAGIMMAAAALMPLVFDGIGAQFAGMDGLNLLGSVVPTFIFVFLHILMATALLAVAIGGFLAGLIALFALITRAGRWGQWVTARLFRAEPDRIYAGYRRSPFGHAIAAIAGNPVMPLVMAGTVFVFVGTVLIFFTNNNNGVEFFVESEPEQGIAYVLARGNLSLAEKDALVRQAEDIVLAHPGVINAFSFAGQGGLNTDTSGAATPKDTIGQVQFETIPWEDRADRPELDGNIVIAELTEALSTLPGVRIEISELAQGPASGKPVHLRLKADNFTDLTEAARIAREKFEATPGLTLIEDTRPLPGIDWQIDVDVEKAGRYGADVATVGAMVQLVTRGLTLDTMRVDSSDEEIDIRVRLPAEDRLLSTLDTLKVRTADGLVPLSNFITRTPVPKLAEINRIDQKRYFDVKADVAPGLMKIVETDTSGAEEVTTTLAMLRPAGTDANFTAPDGSTFRITDRNDTSGRDLQAGVTAGTLRLIAVNANERIGVLTDWLDTRPLPDGIAYEWTGDQEEQAESQAFLQTAFSAALGLMFIILLAQFNSFYNALLVLLAVVLSTTGVLIGMIVMGQTFSIIMTGTGIVALAGIVVNNNIILIDTYQEYERYMPRIEAIIRTAQARIRPVLLTTITTMAGLAPMMFGLSLNFAEGGYTINSPTALWWKQLATAVVFGLGIATVLTLVVTPSMLAIRVWATTYVRWIATMLAKLSMGRASRAARDWALQRDAGRAAFQEIIWEEDAPAKTAPLQAAE